In a genomic window of Magnolia sinica isolate HGM2019 chromosome 16, MsV1, whole genome shotgun sequence:
- the LOC131228954 gene encoding heterogeneous nuclear ribonucleoprotein 1-like, which yields MESDLGKLFIGGISWDTNEDRLKEYFKAYGEVVEAVIMKDRTTGRARGFGFVVFANPAVAERVVMEKHTIDGRMVEAKKAVPRDDQHILNRNSSSIHGSPGPARTKKIFVGGLASTVTESDFKKYFDQFGTITDVVVMYDHNTQRPRGFGFITYDSEDAVEKVLMKTFHELNGKMVEVKRAVPKELSPGPSRSPLGGYNYGMNRVNSFLNGYTQGFNPNSVGGYGMRMDSRFGPIAGGRSGFPPFGPPGYGMGMNFEPGLSPNYGGTANFNTNLSYGRGLNPYYSPNSSRYGNAIGYGGGNLGSGSLLNSPGRNVWGSGGLNYTTSSTSSAAYMGGSGSGTIGAFGNSSTNWGSSPISAQGGAGGSGFGSGNLGYGSGDNSYGLGGSGYARSSGAGGAPQSYTASNGGYDGAYADLYGGSSVYGDPTWRSASSELDGPGSFGYGLGNAASDVTAKGSAGYMSGYDVSNRQSNRGIAT from the exons ATGGAATCCGATCTCGGTAAGCTTTTTATCGGTGGGATTTCGTGGGACACGAACGAGGACCGTCTCAAGGAGTATTTCAAGGCGTATGGGGAGGTGGTGGAGGCTGTGATCATGAAGGATCGGACCACAGGCCGTGCCCGTGGATTCGGTTTTGTTGTGTTTGCGAATCCTGCCGTTGCAGAGCGTGTGGTCATGGAGAAACATACAATAGATGGTCGGATG GTTGAGGCGAAGAAGGCTGTTCCTAGGGATGATCAGCATATTCTGAATAGAAACAGCAGTAGCATCCATGGATCGCCTGGCCCAGCTCGAACAAAGAAGATATTCGTAGGAGGCTTGGCATCGACAGTAACAGAGAGTGACTTTAAGAAGTACTTTGATCAGTTTGGGACGATAACGGATGTTGTGGTGATGTATGACCACAACACCCAAAGGCCGAGGGGGTTCGGATTCATCACTTACGACTCGGAGGACGCTGTGGAGAAAGTCTTGATGAAAACCTTCCATGAACTGAATGGGAAGATGGTTGAGGTCAAGCGGGCTGTCCCGAAAGAGTTATCTCCGGGGCCTAGTCGGTCTCCTCTGGGTGGATATAACTATGGCATGAATAGGGTCAATAGCTTCCTTAATGGTTACACTCAAGGGTTTAATCCAAATTCAGTTGGAGGATATGGAATGAGGATGGACAGTAGATTTGGTCCAATTgcaggtggacggagtggatttccaccATTTGGTCCACCTGGTTACGGAATGGGTATGAATTTTGAACCTGGTCTGAGCCCAAATTATGGAGGAACTGCAAATTTCAACACTAATCTCAGCTACGGGCGGGGATTGAACCCTTATTACAGTCCAAATTCGAGTAGATATGGTAATGCTATTGGGTATGGTGGAGGTAACTTAGGAAGTGGGTCCCTTTTAAACTCACCGGGTCGAAATGTATGGGGAAGCGGTGGACTTAACTACACTACGAGTTCCACGAGTTCGGCAGCTTACATGGGTGGCTCTGGGAGTGGCACTATTGGAGCCTTTGGAAATAGTAGCACAAATTGGGGTTCGTCTCCTATTTCGGCTCAAGGTGGGGCTGGCGGTTCTGGCTTTGGTAGCGGAAATCTCGGATATGGAAGTGGTGACAACAGTTATGGATTGGGAGGGAGTGGTTATGCTAGGAGCAGCGGGGCAGGGGGTGCCCCGCAATCATATACTGCATCGAATGGCGGGTATGATGGAGCCTATGCAGATCTATATGGTGGCAGTTCTGTTTATGGGGACCCCACTTGGCGGTCTGCATCTTCTGAGCTAGATGGGCCTGGTTCATTTGGTTATGGACTTGGAAATGCCGCTTCGGATGTTACAGCCAAAGGTTCAGCTGGTTATATGAGTGGTTATGATGTTAGCAACAGACAATCAAATAGAG GAATTGCTACCTAG